The sequence below is a genomic window from Leisingera sp. M658.
GGCGCGACCTTGAGCACGATATGACCAAGCTCATGCGCAAGGCTAAACCGCTTTCGCTCAGACCATGTATGCTTCTTGATCATAATGACGCGGGCCGAATGCTTGCCTTTGCGGCGCACTTTTGCCGCCAATCCGTCCACACGATCAACGTCCAATGAAAAGACCTTGATGCCATGCTCTTCCAGCAGCTCCGACAACATCGGGATCGGATCCTTGCCCAGCAGCCATGCATCACGAAGGTTTCGAGCCGCGTCTTCCGCATCGCGAGGGTCATTTACCCAGTAAGGCGCCCCTTGCGGCTCATCCCAATCCTGACTCGAAAGATTGAGCAGGCTTTCGATGGCCAGGTACTTTTCGACGCAACTTAACGCCTTTGCTTCAATCATGGCCTCTTCCTTTGCGGAAGAGCTTGCCAATTTGCGGAACTCAACACCTTCAAGTTCTAGTTCATCATCGCTCAGGAGAAAGTCGACAGATACCGCAAGCGCGCGCGCCAGCGCGATCAGCACGCTGGACCCGGGCATGTCCTCATTCCGCTCGTACT
It includes:
- a CDS encoding XRE family transcriptional regulator, which produces MIGKRLKSARAASGLSLRALSNAMGHKVSAQAIGKYERNEDMPGSSVLIALARALAVSVDFLLSDDELELEGVEFRKLASSSAKEEAMIEAKALSCVEKYLAIESLLNLSSQDWDEPQGAPYWVNDPRDAEDAARNLRDAWLLGKDPIPMLSELLEEHGIKVFSLDVDRVDGLAAKVRRKGKHSARVIMIKKHTWSERKRFSLAHELGHIVLKVAPGCNSERAANRFAGAFLVPAEVLRQEIGTKRTDISLGELVSLKDRFGVSIQALTYRCKDLEIISQATFGRLFDIYRERGWRDAPFKEPNSLEWDVEEPGRFRRLCFRALSEGHIGLSRASELLEIPVRRLEEQLDYVT